A part of Setaria viridis chromosome 8, Setaria_viridis_v4.0, whole genome shotgun sequence genomic DNA contains:
- the LOC117866310 gene encoding uncharacterized protein: protein MGKGKVHPSPSLPPPAAGGGGEVTAEAVLMRLLPAAVLAAAAPLGAEGKEVLAYLVLASLRSSALPAPPATPARGEAGHRPELGCGCFGCYTAYWSRWDGSPEGDREAIHRAIEAFEEHLAKEEKEGAGGGKGGGGARRGRKKRAAKEAAAAKDAAKEKASKGKGKGKSKEVAVDPLPLPPAAASPAPEEAPKVEDGAEYLTAEEEKEHEPEDAAAGEEEKRRRGWGGVLNWRSWGLWGSH from the coding sequence ATGGGGAAGGGCAAGGTGCAtccgtcgccgtcgctgccgccgccggcggcgggaggaggaggggaggtgacggcggaggcggtgctGATGCGGCTGctcccggcggcggtgctggcggccgcggcgccgctcgGGGCCGAGGGGAAGGAGGTGCTGGCGTACCTGGTGCTGGCCTCGCTGCGGTCCTCAGcgctgcccgcgccgcccgcgacgCCGGCTCGCGGCGAGGCGGGGCACCGGCCGGAGCTCGGGTGCGGATGCTTCGGGTGCTACACGGCCTACTGGTCCCGCTGGGATGGGTCCCCGGAGGGTGACCGCGAGGCCATCCACCGCGCCATCGAGGCCTTCGAGGAGCACCTGGCgaaagaggagaaagagggcgccggcggcggcaagggggGAGGCGGGGCTCGCCGCGGCCGTAAGAAGCGCGCCGCCAAGGAGGCCGCCGCTGCCAAGGACGCCGCCAAGGAGAAGGCCAgcaaggggaaggggaagggcaaGAGCAAGGAGGTCGCCGTCGACCCCCTACccctcccgccggcggcggcttcccCTGCTCCGGAGGAGGCCCCGAAGGTGGAGGACGGCGCGGAGTACCTCaccgcggaggaggagaaggagcatGAGCCGGAGgatgcggccgccggcgaggaggagaagcggcggcgcggttggGGCGGCGTGCTGAACTGGAGGTCCTGGGGCCTGTGGGGGTCCCACTAG
- the LOC117833939 gene encoding uncharacterized protein, with the protein MAVDVGGVDLMEDMTALDAICSAIPTEMVATIAKKDTVKQAWDAITTMCIGDDRVKKSTAQQLRHQFYLVTCKETESVEDYALHLNGMTANLSTLGEPVEQVKIVEKMLRSMPACFKQIILAIQTLLDPTTLTVDELTWHLKAAEEAFEPPPPQMQLDGKLYLMKEE; encoded by the coding sequence ATGGCGGTCGACGTTGGCGGCGTCGACCTAATGGAGGACATGACGGCGCTGGACGCCATTTGCAGTGCCATTCCTACGGAGATGGTGGCCACGATTGCCAAGAAGGACACAGTGAAGCAGGCGTGGGATGCCATCACCACCATGTGCATTGGCGATGATCGGGTAAAGAAATCCACGGCGCAGCAGCTGCGTCACCAATTTTATTTGGTGACGTGCAAGGAGACCGAGTCGGTGGAAGATTACGCGCTTCATCTAAATGGCATGACGGCCAATCTCTCGACACTCGGTGAACCCGTGGAGCAGGTGAAGATCGTTGAGAAGATGCTCCGCAGCATGCCGGCGTGTTTCAAGCAGATTATTCTAGCAATCCAGACCCTGCTCGACCCGACAACCCTCACCGTCGATGAGTTGACATGGCACCTGAAGGCTGCGGAGGAGGCGTTCGAACCACCACCGCCGCAGATGCAGCTCGATGGGAAGCTGTACCTGATGAAGGAGGAGTAG